In Apium graveolens cultivar Ventura chromosome 10, ASM990537v1, whole genome shotgun sequence, the following are encoded in one genomic region:
- the LOC141689089 gene encoding NAC domain-containing protein 87-like isoform X2: MEGMEQLDLPPGFRFHPTDEEIVDHYLIPKVVNSKFTAIAMAEVDLNRNEPWDLPKKAKMGEKEWYFFCQRDRKYPTGMRTNRATESGYWKATGKDKEIYSKSRKGGGPGSSKQLVGMKKTLVFYKGRAPKGEKLDWVMHEFRLEGNLSSYNFSKSAKDEWVVCRVIHRNTTAIVKPSSMLDLTRMNSFVESLLDSPSSLPPLIDSPFLQNEQKPHGLNLTNINIGTTSSNVRHYSQTSLAHYPKTQNYHHPQMQPQNYDPTRIISSTNYQLPNSIVYSQNPYLLHQKMLDNQIPNYTRLDNLNQLTDQAPEWQCKVEQFSTNHSMVSQSQDTDITADISSSKQEENKGNILRHLDDTEDHSVICPLSDLDAFWDY, translated from the exons ATGGAAG GTATGGAGCAGCTGGATTTGCCTCCGGGGTTTCGATTTCATCCGACAGATGAAGAAATTGTTGATCATTATCTGATCCCGAAAGTCGTTAACTCGAAATTTACTGCAATTGCCATGGCTGAAGTTGATCTGAATCGCAACGAGCCATGGGATCTTCCAA AGAAAGCAAAGATGGGAGAAAAGGAGTGGTACTTTTTTTGCCAGAGAGACAGAAAGTATCCGACGGGGATGAGAACGAACAGGGCGACTGAATCAGGTTACTGGAAAGCCACCGGAAAAGATAAGGAGATTTACAGTAAGTCGAGAAAAGGCGGTGGCCCTGGCAGCAGCAAGCAACTGGTAGGAATGAAAAAGACACTGGTTTTTTACAAAGGAAGAGCTCCTAAAGGGGAGAAGTTGGATTGGGTGATGCATGAATTCAGACTCGAAGGCAACTTATCTTCTTACAACTTTTCTAAGTCTGCTAAG GATGAATGGGTTGTATGTAGGGTTATCCACAGGAACACAACAGCAATAGTGAAGCCAAGTTCAATGCTCGACCTCACGAGGATGAACTCTTTCGTCGAGAGTCTACTGGATTCGCCTTCATCATTGCCACCTCTTATAGATTCTCCATTCCTCCAAAATGAGCAAAAACCTCATGGTTTAAACCTCACCAACATCAATATTGGTACCACTTCTAGCAATGTACGACATTATAGCCAAACATCTCTAGCTCATTATCCGAAAACACAAAACTACCATCACCCTCAAATGCAACCACAAAACTACGATCCTACTCGAATAATAAGTAGTACTAATTACCAACTGCCAAACTCTATAGTCTACTCACAGAATCCATACTTACTGCACCAGAAAATGCTTGACAATCAGATACCAAACTATACGCGATTAGACAATCTTAATCAGCTCACTGATCAAGCTCCTGAGTGGCAATGCAAGGTTGAACAGTTCTCGACTAATCACTCAATGGTCAGCCAATCTCAAGACACTGACATTACAGCTGACATATCATCATCAAAGCAAGAGGAGAATAAAGGCAATATTTTACGACATCTCGATGACACCGAGGATCATTCTGTCATTTGTCCACTTTCAGATTTGGATGCATTCTGGGATTACTGA
- the LOC141689089 gene encoding NAC domain-containing protein 87-like isoform X1, with translation MEGSVVVVNQGENCGINNIVETNCTTGEGMEQLDLPPGFRFHPTDEEIVDHYLIPKVVNSKFTAIAMAEVDLNRNEPWDLPKKAKMGEKEWYFFCQRDRKYPTGMRTNRATESGYWKATGKDKEIYSKSRKGGGPGSSKQLVGMKKTLVFYKGRAPKGEKLDWVMHEFRLEGNLSSYNFSKSAKDEWVVCRVIHRNTTAIVKPSSMLDLTRMNSFVESLLDSPSSLPPLIDSPFLQNEQKPHGLNLTNINIGTTSSNVRHYSQTSLAHYPKTQNYHHPQMQPQNYDPTRIISSTNYQLPNSIVYSQNPYLLHQKMLDNQIPNYTRLDNLNQLTDQAPEWQCKVEQFSTNHSMVSQSQDTDITADISSSKQEENKGNILRHLDDTEDHSVICPLSDLDAFWDY, from the exons ATGGAAGGTAGTGTTGTCGTTGTTAATCAAGGCGAAAACTGCGGTATTAATAATATTGTTGAGACTAATTGTACTACTGGTGAAGGTATGGAGCAGCTGGATTTGCCTCCGGGGTTTCGATTTCATCCGACAGATGAAGAAATTGTTGATCATTATCTGATCCCGAAAGTCGTTAACTCGAAATTTACTGCAATTGCCATGGCTGAAGTTGATCTGAATCGCAACGAGCCATGGGATCTTCCAA AGAAAGCAAAGATGGGAGAAAAGGAGTGGTACTTTTTTTGCCAGAGAGACAGAAAGTATCCGACGGGGATGAGAACGAACAGGGCGACTGAATCAGGTTACTGGAAAGCCACCGGAAAAGATAAGGAGATTTACAGTAAGTCGAGAAAAGGCGGTGGCCCTGGCAGCAGCAAGCAACTGGTAGGAATGAAAAAGACACTGGTTTTTTACAAAGGAAGAGCTCCTAAAGGGGAGAAGTTGGATTGGGTGATGCATGAATTCAGACTCGAAGGCAACTTATCTTCTTACAACTTTTCTAAGTCTGCTAAG GATGAATGGGTTGTATGTAGGGTTATCCACAGGAACACAACAGCAATAGTGAAGCCAAGTTCAATGCTCGACCTCACGAGGATGAACTCTTTCGTCGAGAGTCTACTGGATTCGCCTTCATCATTGCCACCTCTTATAGATTCTCCATTCCTCCAAAATGAGCAAAAACCTCATGGTTTAAACCTCACCAACATCAATATTGGTACCACTTCTAGCAATGTACGACATTATAGCCAAACATCTCTAGCTCATTATCCGAAAACACAAAACTACCATCACCCTCAAATGCAACCACAAAACTACGATCCTACTCGAATAATAAGTAGTACTAATTACCAACTGCCAAACTCTATAGTCTACTCACAGAATCCATACTTACTGCACCAGAAAATGCTTGACAATCAGATACCAAACTATACGCGATTAGACAATCTTAATCAGCTCACTGATCAAGCTCCTGAGTGGCAATGCAAGGTTGAACAGTTCTCGACTAATCACTCAATGGTCAGCCAATCTCAAGACACTGACATTACAGCTGACATATCATCATCAAAGCAAGAGGAGAATAAAGGCAATATTTTACGACATCTCGATGACACCGAGGATCATTCTGTCATTTGTCCACTTTCAGATTTGGATGCATTCTGGGATTACTGA